In one window of Leptospira sp. GIMC2001 DNA:
- a CDS encoding FecR domain-containing protein — MKKKPAWLIVSFIVYLRNRRGVVMIRNKLFILLVLLVMVSCGGKKSEDTVRTESSQESVQITFFSGDVKIMRDTVERKPELGMALASDDKVLTGENGKLEILVRQSGLVKVSSKSSVMVSAFMRDSDVSDTNIHIDYGKVVTIVKKEKKNENFNVVTPTLVAGVRGTTFLTSVENVNDNKKGIACGKEDCLVKVSVLDGSVAVHRNDSPEEVFLSKNSELNVPGNKKLSQDLVKPLGKNSLGDLKDIIVFHKSNIGGYENLVNELKNTSSELSALDSSGSLDEMQDRLQKSSSKTQSDEIKKLATETDESRYLKKDIAKEKIKLDPKETF, encoded by the coding sequence TTGAAGAAAAAACCGGCTTGGCTAATTGTCTCATTTATTGTATACTTACGCAATAGACGAGGTGTTGTGATGATTCGAAATAAATTGTTCATTTTATTAGTTCTTTTGGTGATGGTTTCCTGTGGCGGCAAAAAGAGCGAAGATACGGTTCGTACTGAATCCAGTCAAGAATCGGTTCAGATTACTTTTTTCTCAGGTGATGTCAAGATCATGAGAGATACAGTTGAACGTAAGCCTGAGCTTGGAATGGCACTTGCGAGTGATGACAAGGTTTTAACTGGAGAGAACGGTAAGTTAGAAATTTTGGTAAGACAATCGGGTCTTGTAAAAGTCTCTTCCAAATCTTCGGTGATGGTTTCTGCTTTCATGCGCGATTCAGATGTATCTGACACAAATATCCATATTGATTATGGTAAAGTAGTTACCATTGTTAAGAAAGAAAAGAAAAATGAGAATTTCAATGTTGTCACACCAACCTTGGTTGCGGGAGTTCGCGGCACTACTTTCCTAACTTCAGTAGAGAATGTTAATGATAACAAAAAAGGAATTGCATGTGGCAAGGAAGATTGCCTAGTGAAGGTTTCTGTTTTGGACGGAAGCGTTGCTGTGCATAGAAATGACAGTCCTGAGGAAGTTTTCTTAAGTAAAAATTCCGAACTGAATGTACCAGGCAATAAAAAGCTAAGTCAAGATTTGGTTAAACCATTGGGCAAAAATTCTTTGGGTGATCTAAAGGATATAATCGTATTTCACAAAAGTAATATTGGTGGATACGAGAATCTAGTAAATGAGCTTAAGAATACAAGCTCAGAACTTTCTGCTCTAGACTCGAGCGGAAGCCTTGATGAAATGCAAGATAGATTGCAAAAGTCTTCTTCCAAAACGCAGTCTGATGAGATTAAGAAGCTAGCAACTGAGACAGATGAATCTCGATATCTCAAGAAAGATATCGCCAAAGAAAAAATTAAACTAGATCCAAAAGAAACATTCTAA
- a CDS encoding tetratricopeptide repeat protein, producing MKLSIQHLIIVSILGLIVNCSSREFRTTKDSGQSVKATLSPEEKVKYDRALQIVNQGNREFQKSNFKESLKLATTALENFPVSEGYYLAGVSNYKMGKNEEAASDLEVGRKIDPKNEQILITLALVKSTLGDEESSLEIYNELIQFYPEEPIYSFRKGIQEKGLGKYTESLTTFKSINPEKFPQKTELYSQLGDVSMKLKNYKEAENYFALAEKNSPDSKSLKANTSSVKTASYLEKGNNAMASKNYDIAVAEYSKAVKNEPKNASPLVFLANAQILQSDYRGGEANLNKALQLNDEFVPAYEAYSALFYREKKYPQSLTWAVKGLKVAPKSEALWNRQGLAQWKMGDNKSAALSFRKATEINPKFMEAERNLGFLLIEEKRFRNAKLTFNNLITRDPSNAEQHKKTALFCDQLELIEKGDRFLPQGKIRDAKREYDKALTLNQEEPAVWNAFGRMHFIEGNSAKTVSSYNRSLTIDNDNIPALQGMIRHYSKSKDKAKEKFYLARLEKLTEGDATTGILIGRLKEDSGDLAGAEKTYLDLRKKFPDDDAVPFRLGVLYYKMAVEKNTEEKYDEALSYLKKAEKENPNLPDIAETERVIKENRKFDEVLPTIRKANTLYDRKKFKEASALYNEAFVKSGKPNLLVKVAECMVGMGEEEKAMSLLENAAKNNKGSSSDFQEAMYSFLLQKGEVEKAEKGFYKILSENEGSFYSYYKLGLIEMGRKNYDKSISLLDKSLILNYNFPAGNVAKGVVYYRKGDPKVAKEEFDRAMEKDDGLDIASYNIGILFFNQSMDKEARKVFQELAKKNPDFAESYHQLSYLDFKEGKIASAEKNILKALDIERTPAHLFAYARILEAKKDSNRWKSVARELTENYPSSQYAAKLKAAAFKDEPIYFQNHGIQGTLASDPIFVGDMMIANYGSSIVATNSASKTRIWRSQVNENYQHLATDMRLYGVSSKSITSWNLEDGEIAGRKEHGFPKDAKFVFSTNTGDEIILAYQSSTTTVFQTWSYELDKKKEVIVPGSWNFVYNSVSQKILAWNKTNATILFDAKDTDDLVAKATNSSKNSKSNPNTKKPLLGSWIGDNAFLIFNNGYMNSSSSGDFKSWKTSFDRAKVFGDSAILSNGNSFYSWNGNGEPTELSFAKGAKDVLPVDDGFIVWKSNDSAFYYDKLGKAIADTKVPQDWKDRRAEVSSLYIQALNRSK from the coding sequence ATGAAATTATCAATTCAACATTTAATAATTGTTAGTATATTAGGGCTGATTGTAAATTGCAGTAGCCGAGAATTTCGAACTACAAAAGATTCTGGACAGTCTGTAAAGGCAACATTAAGTCCAGAAGAAAAAGTAAAATATGATAGGGCATTGCAGATTGTAAATCAAGGCAACCGAGAATTTCAAAAATCCAATTTTAAAGAATCTTTAAAACTAGCAACAACTGCTTTGGAAAATTTCCCAGTATCCGAAGGTTATTACTTGGCTGGCGTTAGCAATTACAAAATGGGAAAAAATGAAGAAGCAGCCAGTGATTTGGAGGTCGGAAGAAAGATTGATCCTAAGAATGAACAGATTCTAATTACTTTAGCGCTCGTTAAGTCTACTTTAGGTGACGAAGAAAGTTCGCTTGAAATATACAATGAGTTGATTCAATTCTATCCTGAAGAGCCAATCTATTCTTTTCGTAAAGGTATCCAAGAAAAAGGTCTGGGAAAATATACAGAAAGTTTAACTACTTTTAAATCTATAAACCCAGAAAAATTTCCACAGAAAACAGAGCTGTATTCGCAATTAGGCGACGTTTCGATGAAACTAAAAAATTACAAGGAAGCAGAAAATTATTTTGCTCTTGCTGAGAAGAATTCTCCTGATTCCAAATCACTCAAGGCCAACACATCTTCCGTTAAGACTGCATCCTATCTCGAAAAAGGCAATAATGCAATGGCATCCAAAAATTATGATATTGCCGTCGCTGAGTATAGCAAAGCAGTAAAGAATGAGCCAAAGAATGCAAGTCCATTGGTTTTTCTTGCAAATGCTCAGATACTTCAGTCAGATTATCGAGGAGGCGAAGCAAACCTCAATAAAGCTTTGCAATTGAATGATGAGTTTGTTCCAGCTTACGAGGCTTATTCGGCACTTTTTTATCGAGAAAAGAAATATCCGCAATCATTGACTTGGGCAGTAAAAGGATTGAAGGTAGCTCCTAAATCAGAAGCTCTCTGGAATCGTCAAGGTCTGGCTCAATGGAAAATGGGGGATAATAAGTCAGCTGCTTTAAGTTTTCGCAAAGCGACCGAGATTAATCCGAAATTCATGGAAGCGGAACGCAATCTTGGATTTCTTTTGATCGAAGAAAAGAGGTTTCGAAATGCGAAACTTACGTTCAATAATTTAATTACTCGGGATCCGTCTAACGCCGAACAGCATAAGAAAACTGCATTGTTTTGTGATCAGTTAGAACTTATAGAGAAAGGAGATAGATTTCTTCCTCAAGGCAAGATTCGAGATGCTAAAAGAGAGTATGACAAGGCTCTAACCCTGAATCAAGAAGAACCAGCTGTTTGGAATGCGTTTGGTCGGATGCATTTTATAGAAGGCAATTCTGCGAAGACTGTGTCTAGCTACAATCGTTCATTAACAATTGATAACGATAATATTCCTGCTTTACAAGGAATGATTCGCCATTATTCAAAAAGTAAAGATAAAGCAAAAGAGAAATTCTATCTCGCAAGATTGGAAAAATTAACCGAAGGCGATGCGACTACAGGAATTCTGATTGGAAGATTGAAAGAAGACTCTGGGGATTTGGCTGGTGCAGAGAAAACATATCTAGATCTAAGAAAGAAATTTCCAGATGACGATGCGGTTCCATTTCGTTTGGGTGTGTTATATTACAAAATGGCGGTGGAGAAGAATACCGAAGAGAAATACGATGAAGCTCTAAGCTACTTGAAAAAGGCAGAGAAAGAGAATCCAAATCTTCCTGATATCGCAGAAACAGAGAGAGTTATAAAAGAAAATCGTAAATTTGATGAAGTTCTTCCCACGATAAGAAAAGCGAATACTCTTTATGATCGAAAAAAATTCAAAGAAGCATCTGCTTTGTATAACGAAGCTTTTGTTAAATCTGGAAAGCCGAATCTACTAGTAAAAGTTGCAGAATGTATGGTCGGTATGGGTGAAGAAGAAAAGGCTATGAGCCTTTTAGAAAATGCTGCAAAAAATAATAAAGGATCAAGCAGCGATTTCCAAGAAGCTATGTATTCTTTTCTATTGCAGAAAGGAGAAGTGGAAAAAGCAGAAAAGGGATTCTACAAGATACTTTCTGAGAACGAAGGATCATTCTATAGCTACTATAAATTGGGACTCATCGAGATGGGACGAAAGAATTACGATAAGTCAATTTCTTTATTAGATAAATCTCTTATTTTGAATTATAATTTTCCCGCAGGAAACGTCGCAAAAGGTGTCGTTTATTATAGAAAAGGTGATCCAAAGGTTGCAAAAGAAGAATTCGATCGAGCAATGGAAAAGGATGACGGTTTAGATATCGCATCTTATAATATTGGAATTCTTTTCTTCAATCAAAGTATGGATAAAGAAGCAAGAAAGGTTTTCCAAGAATTGGCTAAGAAAAATCCTGATTTCGCTGAGAGCTATCATCAGCTATCCTACTTGGATTTTAAAGAAGGCAAAATTGCTTCGGCAGAGAAAAACATACTGAAGGCACTTGACATTGAAAGAACTCCCGCACATCTGTTTGCTTATGCTCGTATTCTGGAAGCGAAGAAAGATTCGAATCGATGGAAGTCAGTTGCTCGCGAGCTAACAGAGAATTATCCTTCATCACAGTATGCAGCAAAATTAAAAGCAGCCGCTTTTAAAGATGAACCAATCTATTTTCAAAATCATGGAATACAAGGAACTTTAGCATCGGATCCAATATTCGTAGGTGATATGATGATCGCCAATTATGGCTCCTCAATTGTTGCAACGAACTCAGCTTCAAAAACCAGAATCTGGCGTAGTCAAGTAAATGAGAATTATCAGCATTTAGCAACCGATATGCGATTGTATGGAGTTTCTTCTAAATCAATAACAAGTTGGAATCTTGAAGACGGTGAAATAGCTGGACGCAAAGAACATGGATTTCCGAAAGATGCGAAGTTTGTTTTTAGTACGAATACTGGAGACGAGATTATCTTAGCCTATCAATCTTCAACTACGACTGTATTCCAGACTTGGAGCTATGAATTGGACAAGAAGAAGGAAGTGATTGTTCCTGGTTCGTGGAACTTTGTTTATAATTCGGTCAGTCAGAAAATTTTGGCATGGAACAAAACAAATGCGACAATTCTATTCGATGCAAAAGATACTGATGATTTGGTTGCAAAAGCGACTAATAGTTCTAAGAATTCAAAGTCGAACCCCAATACTAAAAAACCTTTACTTGGTTCTTGGATTGGCGACAATGCCTTTCTAATATTCAACAATGGATATATGAATTCATCTTCGAGCGGAGATTTTAAATCTTGGAAGACATCTTTTGATCGAGCGAAAGTATTTGGTGATTCGGCAATTTTGTCCAATGGCAATTCATTCTATAGTTGGAATGGAAATGGTGAGCCAACGGAACTATCGTTTGCCAAAGGAGCAAAAGACGTATTGCCTGTAGATGATGGTTTTATTGTCTGGAAGAGCAATGATTCTGCCTTCTATTATGATAAACTTGGCAAGGCAATCGCAGACACCAAAGTTCCTCAGGATTGGAAGGACAGACGTGCTGAAGTCAGTTCACTCTATATTCAAGCTTTGAATCGATCCAAATAG
- the trmB gene encoding tRNA (guanine(46)-N(7))-methyltransferase TrmB, whose amino-acid sequence MLTEELRHKLWKICRRTPFESSIVIRPELNPAPINLVEYFPSSVKSLFLELGSGWGEVVIELAKRNPSTGYIAFEKKWNRLKQTEVEASKLGLENIALSGINFQWFLEDLFLYETFDTILLNFPDPWPKKKHFKNRSIQIPFLELIYNLLKPGGKFLFATDHGGYARWSIRKLREFEKLKWKDQEYSFERKDFPISEFEKEKRDEGKRIYYLDRFKA is encoded by the coding sequence ATGTTAACAGAAGAACTTCGTCACAAACTTTGGAAAATCTGCAGACGGACTCCCTTTGAATCATCTATAGTTATTAGACCAGAATTAAATCCTGCTCCAATTAACCTTGTAGAATATTTTCCTTCATCCGTAAAGAGCTTATTTTTGGAATTAGGTTCTGGATGGGGAGAAGTCGTTATTGAACTTGCAAAAAGGAATCCAAGTACTGGTTATATAGCATTTGAAAAGAAATGGAATCGATTAAAACAAACAGAAGTCGAAGCAAGCAAGCTTGGTTTAGAAAATATTGCCTTATCTGGAATAAATTTCCAATGGTTTCTGGAAGATCTGTTTCTATACGAAACATTTGATACAATTTTGCTCAACTTTCCAGATCCTTGGCCCAAAAAGAAACATTTCAAAAATCGTTCCATCCAGATTCCATTTTTGGAATTGATCTACAACTTGTTAAAACCAGGTGGGAAATTTCTTTTTGCAACGGATCACGGAGGTTATGCTAGATGGTCGATTCGCAAATTAAGAGAATTCGAAAAATTAAAATGGAAAGATCAGGAATATAGTTTCGAGCGAAAAGATTTCCCCATCTCAGAATTCGAAAAAGAAAAAAGAGATGAGGGTAAACGGATCTACTATTTGGATCGATTCAAAGCTTGA
- a CDS encoding MBL fold metallo-hydrolase yields MEMNFYGVRGSCPTPISKEEYKDKVMGILDATKQKIKEIGDSNISTADLYEALPDLLKRNIGGNTTCLCFTSKNDNKFIFDMGTGIRNLGNDLIPRAFGSVPLDLNIFMTHTHWDHIQGWPFFKPAYSPNVSVNFYSCIDDLQERLERQQWEDNFPLPFQAMASKKTFTLLTEKQQIQIGDFQLTPFALKHPGSCTGYRIADGDKAVFFCTDVELREDELESLSRWKETVGSADVLIIDAQYSTDEADKKIGWGHTSVKMAVKAGVKLGAKKVVLTHFEPDHTDASVMEIIHNEIHDYDHDIEVIVAYEGMTLSVN; encoded by the coding sequence ATGGAAATGAATTTTTACGGTGTCCGAGGCTCTTGTCCAACTCCAATTAGCAAAGAGGAGTATAAGGATAAAGTTATGGGAATTTTGGATGCCACTAAGCAAAAGATAAAAGAAATCGGAGATTCGAATATTAGTACTGCCGATTTATACGAAGCTCTTCCCGATTTATTGAAACGAAATATCGGTGGCAATACAACCTGTCTTTGTTTTACTTCGAAGAACGATAATAAATTTATTTTTGATATGGGAACAGGAATTCGTAACCTAGGTAACGATCTAATTCCCCGTGCATTTGGTTCGGTTCCCCTCGACCTAAATATATTCATGACTCATACTCATTGGGATCATATTCAAGGTTGGCCATTCTTCAAACCTGCGTATTCTCCCAATGTATCTGTAAACTTTTATTCTTGTATTGATGATTTGCAAGAACGATTAGAAAGACAGCAGTGGGAAGATAATTTTCCATTACCTTTTCAGGCGATGGCTTCCAAGAAAACTTTTACCTTACTTACAGAAAAGCAACAGATTCAGATTGGTGATTTTCAATTAACTCCTTTCGCATTGAAGCATCCAGGAAGTTGTACTGGATATCGAATTGCAGATGGCGATAAGGCAGTCTTTTTCTGCACGGACGTTGAGCTACGAGAAGATGAATTGGAATCGTTGAGTCGATGGAAAGAGACGGTTGGCTCGGCAGATGTATTGATCATAGATGCGCAGTATAGTACAGACGAAGCCGATAAGAAGATTGGTTGGGGTCATACATCTGTCAAAATGGCTGTTAAAGCAGGTGTAAAATTGGGTGCCAAAAAAGTTGTGCTCACGCATTTTGAACCCGACCATACTGATGCTTCTGTTATGGAGATCATTCATAATGAGATACATGACTACGATCATGATATCGAAGTTATTGTAGCTTATGAAGGTATGACTCTATCTGTTAACTAA
- a CDS encoding LIC_13246 family protein — MHKLEASSLTKTQDTKWREITSGKKEFFHILTVLNNYYEAKDSQFARSNDSQNFRKNLVKQKENDVSIYIKKFGDYEFLVHAEIHNNQEEKQNDTWVHIDGIAEEKNSLQKNGVTEHPIFHIVGLSDIFHDGSIDSKRNDLPD, encoded by the coding sequence ATGCACAAGCTCGAAGCAAGCTCGCTAACCAAGACTCAAGATACAAAATGGAGAGAAATCACATCTGGCAAAAAGGAATTCTTCCATATACTCACAGTCTTGAATAATTACTATGAAGCAAAAGACAGTCAATTTGCTCGATCTAACGACTCTCAGAACTTTCGCAAAAATTTAGTAAAACAAAAAGAAAATGATGTTAGCATTTATATCAAGAAATTTGGAGATTATGAATTTCTAGTTCATGCAGAGATCCATAATAACCAAGAAGAAAAACAAAACGATACATGGGTTCATATTGATGGAATCGCCGAAGAAAAGAATAGTCTCCAAAAAAACGGTGTAACAGAGCATCCAATTTTCCATATCGTCGGACTATCCGATATATTCCACGATGGATCAATTGATTCGAAAAGAAACGATTTACCTGATTAA
- a CDS encoding adenylate/guanylate cyclase domain-containing protein — protein sequence MFLKYFNREINSNILPILEEENSRNARQIAFFRSISTFLWLAMSVVMGIFYKQDDWRIPIPALLIYFLISLLILRGTKINSKLHWLIHWSAPLVDIPFIFASIYMSINIAPYPQIGAIVMMTIFLLFIIPAPSGIRHLPSIVAGISSLLFTLYLIDYVGVKFPTWVASISLIYTFAVLIAINVSRRPIIVASAFAQEQNQRSKLARYFSPSVSDVIMNQRKNQSYSNPEVSVLFADIRGFTSYSESESSENVVKFLNAYLTRMVSVIFKYGGTLDKFMGDGILAYFGAPIDQPDHAKKAIECAIEMQKEMDSINLEIKNITNKSFQIGIGIHSGRVVLGDIGPEQRKEFTIIGDTVNLASRVESLTKDLDSSILVTLDTYNHCSKDFTWKNTGEVNVRGKKEKIQLFSPSSS from the coding sequence ATGTTTCTCAAATATTTCAATCGTGAAATAAATTCCAACATCTTGCCTATATTAGAAGAAGAGAATTCAAGAAATGCAAGACAGATTGCCTTCTTTAGATCCATATCTACATTTCTCTGGCTTGCCATGTCTGTTGTTATGGGAATTTTTTATAAACAAGATGATTGGAGAATCCCAATACCTGCATTGCTCATCTATTTTCTAATATCATTATTGATTCTTCGAGGAACTAAAATCAACTCCAAACTCCATTGGTTGATTCACTGGTCAGCCCCTTTGGTCGACATTCCCTTTATATTCGCTTCCATTTATATGTCCATTAACATCGCTCCATATCCTCAAATTGGTGCAATCGTCATGATGACAATTTTTCTGCTCTTCATTATACCAGCACCATCTGGAATAAGGCATCTTCCTTCTATAGTCGCTGGCATCTCTTCACTTTTGTTTACATTGTACCTAATTGATTACGTGGGTGTAAAATTTCCAACTTGGGTTGCTTCTATTAGTTTAATTTATACATTCGCAGTATTAATTGCAATCAATGTCTCAAGGCGTCCCATTATCGTTGCTTCTGCTTTTGCCCAAGAACAGAATCAGAGAAGTAAACTAGCAAGATATTTCTCACCTAGTGTAAGTGATGTGATCATGAACCAGAGAAAAAATCAATCCTACTCTAATCCAGAAGTATCAGTATTGTTTGCAGATATACGAGGTTTTACAAGTTATTCAGAATCAGAATCCAGTGAAAATGTTGTGAAATTTTTGAATGCCTACCTAACTCGCATGGTTAGTGTTATATTTAAATATGGTGGGACATTGGATAAATTTATGGGTGATGGGATACTTGCCTATTTCGGCGCACCCATTGATCAACCTGATCATGCAAAAAAAGCAATTGAATGCGCAATCGAGATGCAAAAAGAAATGGATAGTATCAATTTAGAAATAAAAAATATTACAAACAAATCCTTTCAAATTGGGATTGGTATCCATAGTGGAAGAGTAGTGCTTGGTGATATTGGACCCGAACAGCGAAAAGAATTCACAATTATCGGTGATACCGTGAATCTGGCATCTCGCGTTGAGTCTTTGACAAAAGACTTGGATTCAAGTATACTTGTTACTTTGGATACATACAACCACTGTTCAAAAGATTTTACTTGGAAGAATACAGGTGAGGTAAATGTTAGAGGTAAGAAAGAAAAGATTCAACTTTTCTCACCATCGTCAAGTTAA
- the queG gene encoding tRNA epoxyqueuosine(34) reductase QueG codes for MENKSQHTQDFISSVRKQIQFLAAENHFELVGFTEAKLPLQDRENIQSFIENKFYASMDWFPERQSIRMDFENLGFTVNSCIVLGSVYYPTNESTDAMVQWEDRISKYAWGQDYHDVLKNKARPIIEYLRRTFPESKFRQAVDSLPIPEKILARQAGLGWIGKNTLLLNSSLGSYFFLTVILCENNLLFESNLENTSDPDSILGMSKDRCGTCTACIDACPTQAIVAPYQLDANLCISHHTIETKGEYTTDLPTKNWIYGCDICQDVCPWNRVSARKKNVKTQIREYSPLMILEKTKSIQDLLAISEEKFIEEFKNSPILRTGWKNLNRNINHVISNRE; via the coding sequence ATGGAAAATAAAAGCCAACATACTCAAGATTTTATCAGTTCAGTAAGAAAACAAATCCAGTTTCTTGCAGCGGAAAATCATTTTGAGTTAGTTGGATTCACCGAAGCTAAGCTACCCTTGCAAGATCGTGAAAATATCCAAAGTTTTATTGAAAATAAATTCTATGCTTCTATGGATTGGTTTCCGGAACGCCAGTCTATAAGAATGGATTTTGAGAATCTTGGATTCACAGTCAATTCCTGCATAGTCCTTGGATCGGTTTATTATCCTACGAATGAATCAACTGATGCTATGGTTCAATGGGAAGATAGAATTTCGAAGTATGCGTGGGGACAAGACTACCATGATGTTCTAAAAAACAAAGCGCGACCTATAATCGAATATTTAAGAAGGACATTTCCAGAATCCAAGTTTCGCCAAGCTGTTGACTCACTTCCGATTCCCGAGAAGATTCTCGCAAGGCAAGCTGGACTCGGATGGATTGGCAAGAACACATTACTTCTCAATTCGTCATTGGGTTCTTATTTTTTTCTTACCGTAATACTCTGTGAGAACAATCTACTATTCGAATCTAATTTAGAGAATACCAGCGATCCTGATTCGATTCTAGGAATGAGTAAGGATCGATGTGGAACCTGTACTGCTTGCATAGACGCATGCCCAACTCAAGCGATCGTCGCTCCCTATCAATTGGACGCGAATCTCTGTATTTCCCATCATACAATTGAAACGAAGGGAGAATATACAACTGATCTGCCAACGAAGAATTGGATCTATGGCTGTGATATTTGCCAAGATGTATGCCCCTGGAATCGAGTATCAGCTAGAAAGAAAAATGTTAAAACCCAGATAAGGGAATATTCTCCATTAATGATATTAGAAAAAACTAAATCTATACAAGATCTACTCGCAATCTCAGAAGAAAAATTCATAGAAGAATTTAAAAATTCGCCAATATTAAGAACTGGATGGAAAAACTTGAATCGAAATATCAATCACGTTATAAGCAATAGAGAATAA
- a CDS encoding TrmH family RNA methyltransferase, which produces MEKNPYSNAVNVSLEDPRLNEYRNLKVPKNDSQVFIAENEKVVQRLIESNLPLKSILGTKESIERNCEFFLRQNIDPSFILQISEENLEQLVGFKIHRNLLAESYIPKSLSIEQLGSEIICLNRVHDAENIGSILRSSVALGIQSFAYDQYTSSPYSRRSVRVSMGNVFNMKIAKIDSIERSIDLWKQNGYRILGTSLQTDAKTSIPIWDFPFPDKWVLILGNEAFGMDQNVLDLCDQLINIPMDNSVDSLNIAHSLTSILSISKFQNRMKHPR; this is translated from the coding sequence ATGGAAAAAAATCCCTATTCTAATGCAGTAAACGTAAGCCTTGAAGATCCTAGGCTAAATGAATACCGCAATCTCAAGGTGCCGAAGAATGATTCCCAAGTCTTTATTGCAGAAAATGAGAAAGTTGTACAAAGACTCATTGAATCGAACCTCCCATTGAAATCTATCTTGGGAACCAAGGAATCAATCGAAAGGAATTGCGAGTTTTTCCTGAGACAGAATATAGATCCAAGTTTCATTTTGCAAATTTCCGAGGAGAATCTTGAACAGTTGGTAGGATTCAAAATTCATAGAAATCTATTAGCAGAATCCTATATTCCAAAATCTTTATCTATTGAACAACTTGGCTCAGAAATCATTTGTCTCAATAGAGTTCATGATGCAGAAAATATTGGATCGATACTTCGTAGCTCAGTTGCTCTCGGAATTCAAAGTTTTGCTTATGATCAATATACCTCAAGTCCCTACTCTAGAAGATCTGTTAGAGTCTCCATGGGCAATGTATTCAATATGAAAATTGCCAAAATCGATTCGATCGAAAGATCAATCGATTTATGGAAACAAAATGGTTATAGAATTCTTGGGACTTCTCTACAAACAGATGCAAAGACATCTATACCGATTTGGGATTTTCCCTTTCCAGATAAATGGGTTCTCATTCTTGGAAATGAAGCATTCGGAATGGACCAAAATGTCTTAGACCTTTGCGATCAATTGATCAACATTCCAATGGACAATTCTGTTGATTCACTGAATATTGCCCACAGCCTAACATCGATTCTATCAATATCTAAATTCCAAAATAGAATGAAGCATCCAAGATAA